TCCATTGTTGCCAAGATAAGAATCATCACCACCATCACTTTATTTGCACGGTTTGTGGGAAAACGCAAGAATTGGATCTTTGTCCCATGGATTTTTTTAAAGAACAACTGCCAGGTTGTACTATTGAAGGTCATCGGTTTGAGATATTAGGACGCTGTGCAGAATGTCAATAGTTATTTTTTCGTTCCTTTCATAAATTTTCAAACGAAAAAGATTTTTTTCTTTGCACCATACTCTTGACACTATTTTATTACTTAGCTATAATTTTTTAAGGACAGTGTTGTTTTTTGAAAATGTTTCGATTAACAAAAACGGTTACTTTTTAAGCTCGGAGGGAGGGAATTTACAATGTCAAAAACAGTGGTTCGTAAAAATGAATCTCTTGACGACGCTCTTCGTCGCTTCAAACGTTCCGTTTCAAAAGCTGGGACTCTTCAAGAATCTCGTAAACGGGAATTTTATGAAAAACCAAGTGTGAAACGTAAGAAAAAATCTGAAGCTGCTAGAAAACGTAAAAAATTCTAGTTGGTAACAAGATTGGAGCTGGTAGTGTGTCACTACTAAGTACTTTGAACGATGATATGAAGACAGCGATGAAAGCTAAGGATAAAGAGTCTTTGCAGGTGATTCGCATGTTGAAGGCATCGTTGCAAAACGAACAAATCAAAAAAGGTGCAGAATTAACTGACGATGAAGAGTTGACCGTTTTATCACGGGAAATGAAACAACGTCGTGATTCTTTAACTGAATTTGAAAAAGCAGGACGAGACGACTTGGCAACACAAGTGAAAGCTGAAATTAAAGTCGTCGAAAAGTATTTGCCCGCACAACTTTCTGAAGAAGAAATTCGTCAGATTGTGGCAGATGCAATCAGTAAAACCGGTGCGACTTTACCAAGTGAGTTTGGCAAAGTGATGGGGGCTGTAATGCCTTTAGTCAAAGGAAAAGCTGATGGCAATCAGGTAAATGCAATCGTCAAAGAATTATTGAATAAATAGTTATTTAATCGCAGACATTTGTCTGCGATTTTTTTTCTTTTAAGTTTTGAATGTGGTATGATAAAGCAGAAAACGTACCCGCTTAAATGGGATGAAAAGGGAAATGACAAGGAGATGTAACTTTTTGACAGAAGATAAAAAAGTCTTGGAATTAAAACTCAGTGCCAAAGATGATATTAGTATGCTACTTGGCGCTCATGATAAGCACTTAAAATTGATTGAAGAAAATACTCACGTTCTTATTAGTAGTCGTGGGGAAACAATTATGATTGAAGGTGAAGCCGCCTTTGTGGCAATAGCGCAACAAGTAATTACAGCTTTACAAGAACTAATTAATCGTGGTGTACATATCAGCACGCCGGATGTCGCGCAAGCACTAAAAGCTATTCCGTTGCAAGGTGTGAGTGCTTTTTTAGCCCTTTATGAAGA
The genomic region above belongs to Enterococcus saigonensis and contains:
- a CDS encoding GatB/YqeY domain-containing protein, whose product is MSLLSTLNDDMKTAMKAKDKESLQVIRMLKASLQNEQIKKGAELTDDEELTVLSREMKQRRDSLTEFEKAGRDDLATQVKAEIKVVEKYLPAQLSEEEIRQIVADAISKTGATLPSEFGKVMGAVMPLVKGKADGNQVNAIVKELLNK
- the rpsU gene encoding 30S ribosomal protein S21, encoding MSKTVVRKNESLDDALRRFKRSVSKAGTLQESRKREFYEKPSVKRKKKSEAARKRKKF